One window of Fibrobacter sp. UWH6 genomic DNA carries:
- a CDS encoding inositol monophosphatase family protein, with amino-acid sequence MENVSEFLKVAEELARKAGEVCLELQNNLGDVKYKSAKDVVTIADVTSEKLIVEGLRAAFPTHSIRTEEAGVIEGSDSRYRWIIDPVDGTVNFSRGIPLWGISIALHFEGKPLVACVNLPKLGEMFTAIKGQGTFMNGKPVHVSREDNPTHAIVSNGDFNVGDPQKINAQNSKNFAAEAVAFERVKCLGSAVIEGCFTACGRLDCFVMTMSYPWDIAAIALLVEEAGGRSTHIDGSEMQFVDAEQVIFSNGLLHEVLVQTVK; translated from the coding sequence ATGGAAAACGTTTCTGAATTTTTGAAAGTGGCCGAAGAACTTGCCCGCAAGGCGGGGGAGGTCTGTCTGGAGCTGCAGAACAATCTGGGTGACGTCAAGTACAAGTCGGCCAAGGACGTGGTGACTATTGCCGATGTCACTAGCGAAAAGCTTATTGTGGAAGGCCTCCGTGCCGCATTCCCCACCCATTCTATCCGTACCGAGGAAGCGGGTGTTATTGAAGGTTCCGATTCGCGTTACCGCTGGATTATCGACCCGGTAGACGGAACCGTGAACTTTAGCCGCGGGATCCCCCTGTGGGGTATTTCCATTGCGCTCCACTTTGAGGGTAAGCCTCTTGTGGCCTGCGTCAACCTGCCCAAGCTGGGCGAGATGTTCACCGCTATCAAGGGCCAGGGAACTTTCATGAACGGCAAGCCCGTGCATGTGAGCCGCGAAGACAATCCCACTCATGCCATCGTTAGCAACGGCGACTTCAACGTGGGCGATCCTCAGAAGATTAATGCCCAGAATTCCAAGAACTTTGCGGCGGAGGCGGTTGCCTTTGAACGTGTGAAGTGTCTCGGTTCTGCGGTTATCGAAGGTTGCTTTACCGCTTGCGGCCGCCTGGATTGCTTCGTGATGACCATGAGCTATCCCTGGGATATTGCCGCTATCGCCCTTCTTGTGGAAGAGGCCGGTGGCCGTTCTACCCATATCGACGGTTCCGAAATGCAGTTCGTGGATGCGGAACAGGTTATTTTCAGCAATGGTCTGCTTCACGAAGTACTTGTTCAGACGGTCAAGTAA